The nucleotide window TGAGCCGCTTGAGATTGCCCCAGAGCTTCTCGATTGGGTTCAGATCCGGGCAATAGGGCGGCAGAAACAGCAGTTCACAGCCCGATTGCTCAATCAGGCGCTGTGTGCGTTTGCTGGTGTGAAACGCTGCGTTGTCCAGCACGATGACGCTGCCGCAGACCAACTCCGGTAGCAGCATCTGCTCGACCCAGTCATGAAACACAGCGCTGTTGCAGGTGTCCTCAAACAGCATGGGCGCAATCAGTTTGTTGTCGCGGTAAGCGCCGATCACGCTGGTACGCGGTCGGCTGTAGGCTGACTGCAAACCGTGCACCTTCTGTCCGCCTAGCGCGCGAGCATGGGTGCGGTGCGTGCTCGCAGCAAAGCCGGTCTCATCCATGTAGACCACGGGTTGCCCGTTTCTCTTCGCACGGCAGAGTCGGCGCAGGTAGTGCTTGCGCTTGTCACAGCCCTTGGGCGTGAAGGCCTGGGCGTAGCGCAGAGTTTTTTTTACGCCGTATGCCCATGCGTTGCAGCGCATTGCCAACGGCGTTGTTACTGACGCCAAGTTGCTGGGCCATCTCGCGAATCAGGAGATCGGGCTGTTGTTCGAGCATCTGGCGCAGTTGCTCGCGATCAAATTTGCGGCTGTCCTTGGGGCCGGGCTTGGAGGCTTGGTGATCGGCGGGCTGACCGAGCCATTCATGCACCGTACTGCGGCTGACGCTGAACCGTTGCGCTGCTTCGGTTTTGCTGCCGCCTGCGGCGACAAAGCTCAGTACCCGCTGACGCAGATCGACGCTGTAGGTCATGATGACATCCAAGGTGATTCAGGGATGTCGAATTATATGTGGGTGCTACTATAAAAAAGGGCGCCAGCGCTTGAGGATCAAGCGCGAGAAGCTATCAAAAAACTAGCAATTCGATCAACGCGCCGGTACTGGCAACCCCGCCGCCCGCGTGTCGAACGGGCGCCACTTGAACTCGAAGCCGTCGGGCACGAACACCACCAGCGGCACGCGGCTGTTGTAGGGCACCAGCAGGGTCTCGGCGCTGACGAACTGCTGGCGGTTGCTGCCGGGCGGGCAGGCCATGCGCGTGCTCATCACGTTGCCGTTGCTGGTGAACACCCAGTACGGGTAGCCGCGGCCAGGCACCTCGCGCGGCGCGAAGTGGCCGTCCATGCCCTGGCGGTTGCAATCCACCGTCAGCGTCTTGCCGCCAAGCAGTTCGGCGCGGTGCAGGTGCTCGTTGTCCAGCGGCGGCAGGTGGACCACGTGGCGCTGGTGGCCGGGCAGGCTGGCGGGCAAGGCGCCCAGCACGTCGGCGGGCGCCGCGCGGAGCGGCGGCGGCATCGGGGCGGGCGACGGTGCCGGTTGTGCGCAAGCGGCCAGGGCCGCAGCGGCCAGCAGCGGCGCAGCCAGGCGGGTGAACCAGGGCGAGGGGGTCATGGCAATCCTTTCGTTGTAGGCAGCAAAGGCCCGACGTTAGCGGGCCGCGTGGCCCCACGGCGTGCAGCGGGGCCGGCATCGCCCGTCGGCCACGGCCTACAGCGGGTCGATGCGGGTGTGGCTGTGCGGGTGACAGAGCGGGTGACTGACCCGTGCGAAGGGCAGGCAGCGATGACGCATCAAGCCCGGCCAGCCCACCGGCGAATCGCTGACAATACCCGGCTGGCAGCTTGTTGCCGCCTGCCGCACCGCCGCCCCGGATGTCCGCCGCTTCCTCCTCCCCCGCCCCGCCGCCCACCGCATGACGCCCGCCGAGCGGCGCGCCAGCCTGTCGCTGGCGGGCATCTTCGCGCTGCGCATGCTGGGCTTGTTCCTGGTGCTGCCGGTGTTCGCGCTGGAGGCGGCGCGCCTGCCTGGCGGCAACGACCCGGCGCTGGTCGGGCTGGCCATGGGCATCTATGGGCTGACGCAGGCGGTGATGCAGGTGCCGCTGGGGCTGGCGTCTGACCGCGTGGGGCGCAAGAAGATCATCGTGATCGGCCTCATCGTCTTTGCGCTGGGCAGCGTGGTGGCGGCGCTGGCGGGCAGCGTGCAGATGCTGGTGGTGGGCCGGGCGATTCAGGGCGCGGGCGCGGTGTCGGCGGCCGTCACTGCGCTGCTGGCCGATTTGACGCGCGACGAGGTACGCACCAAGGGCATGGCGCTGGTGGGCATCAGCATCGCGGCGATGTTCGCGCTGTCGTTGGTGGCGGCCCCGCCGCTGGCCGGCGCTGTCGGGCTGGGTGGGCTGTTCTGGATCACCGCCGCGCTGGCCGTGGCCGGCATCGCCGTGGTGCTGTGGTGGACGCCGGCCGAGCCGGTGCAACATGCCGATGCCCCGCGTGGCCGGCTGGCCGACGTGTGGCTGCACCCCCATTTGTGGCGGCTGGACCTGGGCGTGTTCGTGCTGCACACGGTGCAGATGGCGATGTGGGTGGTGGTGCCGGGGCTGCTGGTGCAGGCGGGGCTGCAAAAAGCGCAGCACTGGCACGTGTACCTGCCGGCGGTGCTGGCGTCTTTTGTGATGCTGGGCGGTCTGTTCGCGGCCGAGCGGCGCGGGCAGCTGCGCGCGGTGCTGCGCTTTGGCATCGCGCTGCTGTTCGTGGTGCAAGTGGCCTTGTGGCTGCTGGCGCCACGCGCACCGGGGCTGTGGACGCTGGGCGCTCTGATGTTCTTCTTCTTCATCGCCTTCAACATTCTGGAGGCGACGCAGCCCAGCCTGATCTCGCGGCTGGCGCCCGCCCACGCGCGCGGCGCGGCGCTGGGGGTCTACAACACGCTGCAATCGCTGGGTTTGTTCGCCGGCGGCGCATTGGGCGGCTGGCTGGTCAAGGCCGGGGGGCCTCAGGCGGTGCTGGTGGCGACGTCGGCGCTGGCACTGTTGTGGCTGCTGCTGGGCTGGGCGCAGGCGGTGCCGGCTCGGCCAGCTGCTGCTCCGGCGTCCTAGCGCTTGCATCCGGCGCCAGGCGCGCCACCAGCTGGTCCGCAATGGTCGCGTACAGCGGCCGGCTGACCATGCGCGACACCAGGCTGGCCAGCAGCGCGCACGACATCAGCCCCAGCACCATGGCGTAGCCATCGACCATCTCCATCACGATGATCATGGCGGTGATGGGCGTTTGCGTCATGGCCGCCAGAAAACCCGCCATGCCCAGCGCGATCAGCACCGTGGCGTGCTCGGGCGACAGCAGCAGCGCCACGTCGTGGCCCAGGCTGGCGCCGATCGTCAGGCTGGGCGTGAACAGCCCGCCCGGCACGCCCGACCAGGCCGACAGCCAGGTGGCGACGAACTTCAGCAGCGTCCACAGCAGCGGCACATCGGGCGATTCGCCCGCCAGCAGCGTGCGCGTGTGCGCCTGCCCGCCGCCCACGGCGCTGGCCTGCGTCACGATGCCGATCACGGCCACCGCCAGCCCGCAGGCGGCGGCAAAGCGGATCGGGTGGCGGCGCCGGAAGGCGCTGAAGCGGTCGCGCCCGCCGAACAGCGACACGATCAGCAGCCGCGCGAACAGCCCGCCCAGCAGCCCGCAGGCCAGCGCCAGCGTCAGCCCCGGCAGCAGCACGCCCCAGGACACGCGCTCGATGCGGATGCGCCCGAAGTACGACAGGTTGCCGAACGCCGCCACCGCCACCAGGCCGGCCATCACGATGGCGCCCAGCATCAGGCCGGACGAGCGCGTCTCCAGCCGGCGCGACAGCTCCTCGATGGCAAACACGATGCCGCCCAGCGGCGTGTTGAAGGCCGCCGCGATGCCGGCCGCGCTGCCCGCCACCAGCAGCTCGCGCGCGCTGATGCCCGAGCGCGGCGATAGAAAGCGCCGCGCTGCGTACATCACGCCGGCGGCGATCTGCACCGACGGGCCTTGCCGCCCGATCGACAGGCCCGCCAGCAAGCCGCCGAACACGGCCAGCGCCTTGGCCAACGAAATCTTCAGCGACACCAGCGCCGAGCGCGCCTGGGCATCCAGCCGCGGATCGAGCGCCGCCAGCGCCTGCGGCGGCCCCGAGCCACCCGCGCCCGGCGCGAAGCGCATCGTCGCCCACACGACGAGCGCCGTGAGCAGGGGCGTCCACAGCAGCGGCCAGAAGCGCCAGCCGCCATGCATGGCCTTGAAGATCTGCTCGCCCGCGTCGGCCAGCAGCGTGAACAGCACCACCGACAGCCCCGCCAGCAGCGCGAACAGGCCGACGACGATGCGGTCGATCCAGATGCGCGGGTCGGCCACCTCGCTGCGCACCTGGCCCAGGAAATCCGGGTCGTCCTTCATGCGCGGCATTCTGGCATCGGGCGCTTGCGGCACAATCTCCGGTCGCATTCAACCGCTGTTTCCCCTTTACTTTTTACAGGAACAAGCCATGGCCTCCGTCAACAAAGTCATCCTCGTCGGCAACCTGGGGCGCGACCCCGAAATGCGCACCTTTCCCAGCGGCGACCAGGTCGCCAACGTGACCCTGGCCACCACCGACAAGTGGAAAGACAAGCAAAGCGGCGAGCCGCGCGAGCACACCGAATGGCACCGCCTGGTGTTCAACGGCCGCCTGGCAGAGATCGCCGGCCAGTACCTGCGCAAGGGCAGCCAGATCTACGTCGAAGGCAGCATCCGCACGCGCAAGTGGCAAGACCAGGCCACCGGCCAGGACCGCTACGCCACCGAAGTCCGCGTCGACCAGATGCAGATGCTGGGCAGCCGGCAGGGCATGGGCGGGCCGTCGGACGATGGTGGTGGCTACGGCGGCGGCGATGGCGGCGGCTACGACGCGCCGCGCCGCGCCGCGCCCGCCCCGCGCGCGGCTCCGGCGCCCCGTGCACCGGCGCCTGCCGCCAAGCCGTCGTCGGGCTTCGACGACATGGACGACGACATCCCGTTCTGACAACGCTCCCCCTGTGGCGCTGGCGCGCCTTCCCCCGGAGGGGGACAACGCTGGCGGCCGGGGGGACCCCGGCCACGGCGTTCGGGCGTGGCCTGCTCCGCGGCCTTTTGGGTCGGCTTGCTGCGCAGCCGGATACAAAGGTAAGAGCGGATTTTTGATGATATTGGCCTCCAGCGCTTGTGTAGAAAGCGCGAGCAGCTATCCAATTGATATGACCGACGCTGTCTCCCGCCGTCGCCTGCTGGCCGCCGCCGCGCTCGGTCCGCTGGTTGTCAGGGCGCAAGACAAGCCCTACGCCCCCACCTTCGGCCAGCCTGGCAAGGACGTGATGTGGGCGGCGACGCCCGATGCCATGGTCGAGCGCATGCTGCTGCTGGCGGGGCTCAAGCCGAGCGATTTCGTGATCGACCTGGGCGCGGGCGACGGCAAGATCGTCATCGCCTCAGCACTGGCGGGCGCGCGCGGGCTGGGCATTGAATACAACCCCGACCTGGTGGCGCTGGCGCGGCAGCGCGCCCAGGCCGCCGGCGTGGCCGACCGCGCGCGTTTCGAAAAGGCGGATATTTTCGAATCCGACTTCTCGCGCGCCAGCATCGTCACGCTGTATTTGCTGCCGCGCTTGAACCTGCGTCTGCGGCACCGCCTGCTGGCGCTCACGCCCGGCACGCGCATCGTCTCGCATTCGTTCGACATGGGCGACTGGCGGCCGGACGAGACCACCAACGCCGGCGGCGCCACAGCCTTC belongs to Ottowia testudinis and includes:
- a CDS encoding IS630 family transposase — its product is MRCNAWAYGVKKTLRYAQAFTPKGCDKRKHYLRRLCRAKRNGQPVVYMDETGFAASTHRTHARALGGQKVHGLQSAYSRPRTSVIGAYRDNKLIAPMLFEDTCNSAVFHDWVEQMLLPELVCGSVIVLDNAAFHTSKRTQRLIEQSGCELLFLPPYCPDLNPIEKLWGNLKRLRRNTGASVDELMRMSDYSWC
- a CDS encoding IS630 transposase-related protein: MTYSVDLRQRVLSFVAAGGSKTEAAQRFSVSRSTVHEWLGQPADHQASKPGPKDSRKFDREQLRQMLEQQPDLLIREMAQQLGVSNNAVGNALQRMGIRRKKNSALRPGLHAQGL
- a CDS encoding ecotin family protein, with product MTPSPWFTRLAAPLLAAAALAACAQPAPSPAPMPPPLRAAPADVLGALPASLPGHQRHVVHLPPLDNEHLHRAELLGGKTLTVDCNRQGMDGHFAPREVPGRGYPYWVFTSNGNVMSTRMACPPGSNRQQFVSAETLLVPYNSRVPLVVFVPDGFEFKWRPFDTRAAGLPVPAR
- a CDS encoding MFS transporter codes for the protein MTPAERRASLSLAGIFALRMLGLFLVLPVFALEAARLPGGNDPALVGLAMGIYGLTQAVMQVPLGLASDRVGRKKIIVIGLIVFALGSVVAALAGSVQMLVVGRAIQGAGAVSAAVTALLADLTRDEVRTKGMALVGISIAAMFALSLVAAPPLAGAVGLGGLFWITAALAVAGIAVVLWWTPAEPVQHADAPRGRLADVWLHPHLWRLDLGVFVLHTVQMAMWVVVPGLLVQAGLQKAQHWHVYLPAVLASFVMLGGLFAAERRGQLRAVLRFGIALLFVVQVALWLLAPRAPGLWTLGALMFFFFIAFNILEATQPSLISRLAPAHARGAALGVYNTLQSLGLFAGGALGGWLVKAGGPQAVLVATSALALLWLLLGWAQAVPARPAAAPAS
- a CDS encoding chloride channel protein; protein product: MRPEIVPQAPDARMPRMKDDPDFLGQVRSEVADPRIWIDRIVVGLFALLAGLSVVLFTLLADAGEQIFKAMHGGWRFWPLLWTPLLTALVVWATMRFAPGAGGSGPPQALAALDPRLDAQARSALVSLKISLAKALAVFGGLLAGLSIGRQGPSVQIAAGVMYAARRFLSPRSGISARELLVAGSAAGIAAAFNTPLGGIVFAIEELSRRLETRSSGLMLGAIVMAGLVAVAAFGNLSYFGRIRIERVSWGVLLPGLTLALACGLLGGLFARLLIVSLFGGRDRFSAFRRRHPIRFAAACGLAVAVIGIVTQASAVGGGQAHTRTLLAGESPDVPLLWTLLKFVATWLSAWSGVPGGLFTPSLTIGASLGHDVALLLSPEHATVLIALGMAGFLAAMTQTPITAMIIVMEMVDGYAMVLGLMSCALLASLVSRMVSRPLYATIADQLVARLAPDASARTPEQQLAEPAPPAPSPAAATTVPAPTSPPAPPEAPRP
- the ssb gene encoding single-stranded DNA-binding protein codes for the protein MASVNKVILVGNLGRDPEMRTFPSGDQVANVTLATTDKWKDKQSGEPREHTEWHRLVFNGRLAEIAGQYLRKGSQIYVEGSIRTRKWQDQATGQDRYATEVRVDQMQMLGSRQGMGGPSDDGGGYGGGDGGGYDAPRRAAPAPRAAPAPRAPAPAAKPSSGFDDMDDDIPF
- a CDS encoding methyltransferase domain-containing protein, producing MTDAVSRRRLLAAAALGPLVVRAQDKPYAPTFGQPGKDVMWAATPDAMVERMLLLAGLKPSDFVIDLGAGDGKIVIASALAGARGLGIEYNPDLVALARQRAQAAGVADRARFEKADIFESDFSRASIVTLYLLPRLNLRLRHRLLALTPGTRIVSHSFDMGDWRPDETTNAGGATAFLWLVPANVGGDWALRFPLSGGAEARGLLVVDQRFQQIGGAAVFRDFTASLRQPLLAGDRVRFALTDAEGHLREFDGRIAGRELIGTVKRGDVREPFHAERTDADIPPIGGSTPVP